The genomic stretch ATTTAGCAATGTAAAAGTAAATAGCAGTATTCCAGCCTCTACCTTTAACTTTACTCCACCAAAAGGTACGGACATCATTGATCAATAAGCATCAATATGAACCAACTAAAAAAGCAACTTTTCGAGGTTGCTTTTTTATTGCCGATCATCAGGATTGTTTTGGACAGGCTACAAGGTTCAGCTATATCTAAACACGAGAGCATCTTAGAATAAATAAAAGTCGAGTCAATGAAATTGCAAAATTTTGGGAGCTCAAAATGAAGATTAATCTATTTAAAATTGCTGAAATTTACGCTGTTTTATTACTCACTGTGGGTGTGTTGGGTTGTCAGCCTCAATCCAGCTCAGTGGCAACGCTCGCGCAAACAGATCGGGTTGTGCAAATTGAAGCCAAAACCGTTCCAATTAAAGGGGCAGCCAAAGTGGTATGTGAAATAGAAGGTTGTGTGCGCTTCGATCTACAAACGGTGGACAGCAATATTGACTGGATTAATCAATATTTTATTGAGCGGATACAGCATACCGAACCTGTTGCATTCACCAAAATCACCCAGAAAAATCCGAAAAAAGCCAATGAGCCGCATTATCTGGATCAGCGCTTTATCAAGGTAGAATTTATTGGTCAGCACGCTTATCTGGCGACTTTTGCCTTAAAAAGTTCCAATCTGGCGAGGAGCAAAAATGCTTCTCTGAAACATGTGGAATATATCAATTTTGATCTAAAGCAGAGAAAACGTTTGGCCCTCTCCCAACTATTATTAAATGGCGGTGAGCAGAAACTGCTGAATGCAATGTATCAGGCCAATACTCAATGGCTGAATACGCAGGGCATTCAACCACAGCAGTTAAAATTGAGTGATAACTA from Acinetobacter lwoffii encodes the following:
- a CDS encoding RsiV family protein; translation: MKINLFKIAEIYAVLLLTVGVLGCQPQSSSVATLAQTDRVVQIEAKTVPIKGAAKVVCEIEGCVRFDLQTVDSNIDWINQYFIERIQHTEPVAFTKITQKNPKKANEPHYLDQRFIKVEFIGQHAYLATFALKSSNLARSKNASLKHVEYINFDLKQRKRLALSQLLLNGGEQKLLNAMYQANTQWLNTQGIQPQQLKLSDNYYFDTTGLVMVYPAGELAPAATGMPELKVSYVDLKEVIQPEYLAILQ